Proteins from one Mucilaginibacter jinjuensis genomic window:
- a CDS encoding DUF5074 domain-containing protein, protein MKHFKLKNFLFAIVTTAALSSCHKDKNDVTPTTPIAQVAGVYVLNQGGSTGSITYYDYTTKVTTPDIYTTANGAGVGSLPNDLKVYGSKMYIVVDKSKVINVVNPKTAKLIKQISFGDSEPRSIAFYKNNAFVTSYDGTVAVIDTAALTISKHITVGSYPEQLVVSNNKLYVANSGGLAVTYDKTVSVIDLTSLAVTKTINVIINPVAIGADNYGHVYVISNGDYASVMPGISIIDNTADVATSQTTVDVGYGSPFVVSGDNGYYLSGTGKVVVYNTKTQAISSANFITDGTKLTAAYGLAANSTTGEVFVTDAKDYSSNGTLYAFDKNGKQEYTITVGINPANIVFVNK, encoded by the coding sequence ATGAAACACTTTAAACTTAAAAATTTCTTATTCGCGATTGTTACAACGGCAGCGTTGTCATCGTGCCATAAAGACAAAAATGATGTAACACCAACTACACCCATTGCGCAAGTGGCCGGTGTTTATGTTTTAAACCAGGGCGGAAGCACAGGTAGCATTACCTATTACGATTACACAACCAAAGTAACAACACCAGATATTTATACAACAGCAAACGGCGCTGGGGTTGGGAGCCTTCCAAACGATTTGAAAGTATATGGATCTAAAATGTATATCGTTGTAGATAAGTCTAAGGTTATTAATGTGGTTAACCCTAAAACAGCCAAGTTAATTAAGCAAATTTCTTTTGGTGATAGCGAACCACGCAGCATTGCCTTCTACAAAAACAATGCATTTGTTACCTCTTACGATGGTACAGTTGCCGTTATAGATACTGCTGCTTTAACCATAAGCAAACATATTACAGTGGGATCTTATCCGGAACAATTGGTGGTGTCAAACAATAAATTGTACGTAGCAAACTCTGGTGGTTTGGCCGTAACTTACGATAAAACAGTATCAGTTATTGATTTAACTTCTTTAGCAGTAACTAAAACTATTAATGTAATTATTAACCCGGTAGCGATTGGGGCTGACAACTATGGCCATGTTTATGTTATTTCAAATGGAGATTATGCTTCTGTTATGCCTGGCATAAGTATTATTGACAATACTGCAGATGTAGCAACCTCACAAACTACTGTAGATGTAGGTTACGGTTCTCCATTTGTGGTTAGTGGTGATAACGGTTATTACCTGAGTGGTACTGGCAAAGTTGTTGTGTACAACACCAAAACACAAGCTATTAGCAGCGCCAATTTTATTACAGATGGTACAAAATTAACAGCTGCTTATGGCCTTGCTGCTAATAGCACCACAGGCGAGGTATTTGTAACAGACGCTAAAGATTATTCATCAAACGGTACTTTGTATGCTTTTGACAAAAACGGTAAACAGGAATATACCATTACAGTGGGTATTAATCCTGCTAATATTGTGTTTGTAAACAAGTAG
- a CDS encoding DUF6580 family putative transport protein, whose amino-acid sequence MSQQQKINIRNAVLILMIIAAAAMRLVSYKYQVLSNFTPVGAIAIFGGTYFNDKWKAYLVPFAALFVSDLIINYMYFSKLVWYSSSLWMYASFFAMVFFGSLIKKVNFGTVVLASVGGILVHWLLTDIDPWLNGTTYAKGINGYFQSLIAAVPFEKNMILGDLVFGLILFGGFELAKSKYTVLRNEPKLATA is encoded by the coding sequence ATGTCGCAACAACAGAAAATCAATATCAGAAACGCAGTTTTAATCCTCATGATTATTGCTGCCGCAGCAATGCGCCTGGTAAGTTATAAATATCAGGTGTTAAGCAATTTTACACCCGTAGGCGCTATCGCCATTTTTGGTGGCACCTATTTTAACGATAAGTGGAAAGCGTACCTGGTGCCATTTGCGGCGCTTTTTGTAAGCGATCTCATCATCAATTACATGTACTTCTCTAAACTGGTTTGGTACAGCAGTTCGTTATGGATGTATGCCAGTTTCTTTGCTATGGTGTTTTTTGGTAGCCTGATTAAAAAAGTAAATTTTGGTACTGTAGTGTTAGCATCTGTAGGGGGCATACTTGTACACTGGTTGCTAACCGACATCGACCCATGGTTAAACGGAACAACGTATGCTAAAGGTATTAACGGTTATTTCCAATCGCTGATAGCAGCTGTTCCGTTTGAGAAAAATATGATCCTGGGCGATCTGGTTTTCGGACTAATACTGTTCGGAGGCTTTGAACTGGCTAAGAGCAAATACACTGTGTTACGCAACGAGCCTAAATTGGCCACAGCTTAA
- a CDS encoding SIR2 family NAD-dependent protein deacylase translates to MKQKLVVLTGAGISAESGLKTFRDSDGLWEGYNIEDVATPEAWARNPAMVQDFYNQRRKSVLEAKPNAAHYALAKLEEQFDVTIITQNIDDLHERAGSSNVLHLHGIITRSQSSLNPQLTYPIVGWEIGMDEVCELGSPLRAHVVWFGEAVPMIEPAAEICHSADLFILIGSSLAVYPAAGLINYVPRKTPKYIVDPVIPDVSLSGIIKIKAKATESVPALVEELLAGV, encoded by the coding sequence ATGAAACAAAAGTTAGTGGTATTAACCGGCGCGGGCATCAGCGCAGAAAGCGGGCTGAAAACCTTTCGTGACAGTGATGGCTTGTGGGAGGGATACAATATTGAAGATGTAGCCACCCCCGAAGCCTGGGCGCGTAACCCGGCCATGGTGCAGGATTTTTACAACCAGCGCCGTAAATCGGTATTGGAGGCCAAACCTAATGCAGCACATTATGCCCTGGCTAAATTGGAAGAGCAATTCGACGTAACCATCATCACCCAAAATATCGACGATCTGCATGAACGTGCCGGATCAAGCAATGTGCTGCATTTGCACGGTATCATCACCCGTTCGCAATCGAGCCTGAATCCACAATTAACTTACCCGATAGTAGGCTGGGAGATAGGTATGGACGAAGTTTGCGAACTCGGCTCGCCGCTACGTGCACATGTAGTTTGGTTTGGCGAAGCTGTGCCTATGATTGAGCCAGCGGCAGAAATTTGTCATTCGGCAGATCTGTTTATCCTCATTGGTTCATCATTAGCGGTTTACCCGGCTGCAGGATTAATCAATTACGTACCTCGTAAAACGCCTAAATATATTGTCGATCCGGTAATACCGGATGTATCCTTATCAGGAATAATTAAGATTAAAGCTAAAGCAACTGAAAGTGTACCTGCCTTGGTAGAGGAGTTATTGGCAGGCGTGTAA
- a CDS encoding MBL fold metallo-hydrolase RNA specificity domain-containing protein, with translation MKLTIHGAARQVTGSMHLLDVAGYKILIDCGLDYERERSTISNENFPFRPEEIDVVILTHAHIDHSGNLPTLVRLGFNGQILCTPPTADLAEMLMMDSVSIFMNKAQGSRKRGRGKHHNHGSSQPLYLHKHVMDTVDRFVTIGFNRPFRLTGNIELTFISVGHLLGAAAAVLKINDNGVEKSIAFTGDIGRKNYPVLNDPEVIPPVDYLVTESTYGGRYHTKGKTVEEVLVETIDKACIKETGRLIIPAFSIGRTQSLVYSLNKIFSSGLLPPVKVFVDSPLAMRSTQTFRKFHSLLNEEAHDFYNRKGDEFEFDNLTYIENLKDSRDISNYFEPCIIISSAGMLEGGRIQDHLFYNIQNYYCTILFIGYCAKGTLGHRLLRGDPIVHIKDRELAVYATIKQTDLFSAHGDHEDLMNTVKQQDKAKLKQIFLVHGDPQSMEAFAAGLEAEDYPVVIPEKGLVYEL, from the coding sequence ATGAAATTAACCATACACGGGGCAGCCCGTCAGGTAACAGGGAGCATGCATTTGCTTGATGTTGCCGGATATAAAATATTGATAGACTGCGGGCTCGATTATGAACGCGAACGTAGCACTATCTCTAACGAAAACTTTCCTTTCAGGCCCGAAGAAATTGATGTGGTGATTTTAACTCACGCCCACATCGATCATTCCGGCAACCTGCCAACCTTAGTGCGTTTAGGCTTCAATGGTCAGATTTTATGCACCCCACCTACTGCCGATTTAGCCGAAATGCTGATGATGGACTCGGTGAGCATATTTATGAACAAAGCACAAGGCAGCCGCAAACGTGGCCGTGGCAAGCATCACAACCACGGTAGCAGCCAGCCATTGTACCTGCACAAGCATGTAATGGATACGGTTGACCGTTTTGTTACTATTGGCTTTAACCGCCCATTCAGATTGACAGGTAATATCGAGCTAACCTTTATATCCGTTGGCCACCTTTTAGGCGCAGCCGCTGCTGTATTGAAGATCAATGATAATGGCGTTGAAAAATCTATTGCCTTTACGGGCGATATTGGCCGCAAGAATTACCCGGTACTGAACGACCCGGAGGTTATCCCTCCGGTTGATTATCTGGTTACAGAATCGACCTACGGAGGTCGTTATCATACCAAAGGTAAAACCGTTGAAGAGGTTTTGGTGGAGACCATCGATAAAGCTTGTATTAAAGAAACCGGCAGGTTAATTATCCCGGCCTTTAGTATTGGGCGTACGCAATCATTGGTTTACTCGCTTAACAAGATCTTTAGCAGTGGTTTACTGCCGCCTGTTAAAGTATTTGTTGATAGTCCGCTGGCCATGCGCTCAACCCAGACATTCCGCAAATTTCATAGTTTGTTGAATGAGGAGGCCCATGATTTCTACAATAGAAAAGGTGACGAATTTGAATTTGACAACCTTACTTATATCGAGAACCTAAAAGATAGCCGGGATATTTCAAATTATTTTGAACCCTGCATTATCATATCATCAGCAGGTATGCTGGAGGGTGGCCGGATCCAGGACCACTTGTTTTATAATATTCAAAATTACTACTGCACCATCCTTTTCATCGGTTATTGTGCTAAAGGAACTTTAGGCCATCGCTTATTACGTGGCGATCCTATCGTGCACATTAAAGACCGCGAATTAGCCGTGTATGCGACTATCAAACAGACAGACCTATTCAGTGCCCACGGAGATCACGAAGATTTAATGAACACCGTTAAACAGCAGGATAAGGCCAAATTGAAGCAAATATTCCTGGTACATGGTGATCCACAAAGTATGGAAGCTTTTGCCGCGGGATTAGAAGCTGAGGATTATCCGGTTGTGATTCCTGAAAAGGGATTGGTTTATGAGTTGTAA
- a CDS encoding ABC transporter ATP-binding protein — translation MARQRLNSGNAAEKELPKAKLNKQSLQNIGKLLSYIKPYKAKFIGGLIFLVLSSLTGLAFPGFFGALIDAAQGKQRYAFMPANLTTIGEVAIAVLFVQAFVSYFRITWFVQVAEKSLADIRRDTYFKLITLPMNFFSNRRVGELNSRISADLSQIQDTLTTTIAEAIRQIIILVGGIILLMVVSIKLTFALLIVLPFLIATAIFFGKFIRKLSRQAQDKLADSNTIVEETLQGIANVKAFVNEAFEAARYDKNLRDVVNLAIKGSKYRGLFGAFIVFCLFGTIFGEIWYGSYLVSIHDNGFTFGKLTTFIVYAAFISAAMGSLPDLYANIQKAVGSSERVLEILAEEGEEVSIDAEENKVKKRIDGNISFNNVNFHYPSRPEIEVLKGVSFDAAAGQKIAIVGPSGSGKSTMASLILQFYHPQNGNITFDGKPADEFALTDIRNQVAIVPQDVLLFGGSILENIAYGKLGSNREEVIEAAKKANAHNFISNFPEGYDTLVGERGVKLSGGQRQRIAIARALLRNPSILILDEATSSLDSESERLVQEALEVLMKDRTSIIIAHRLSTIREADKIIVLDKGTITETGSHAELMHNETGLYRYLSQLQLEA, via the coding sequence ATGGCGCGACAAAGATTAAACAGCGGAAACGCTGCTGAGAAAGAGTTACCAAAAGCAAAATTAAATAAACAAAGCCTGCAGAACATCGGCAAGCTTTTAAGTTATATTAAACCATACAAAGCCAAATTTATAGGCGGCCTTATTTTCCTGGTACTATCAAGCTTAACCGGCTTGGCATTTCCGGGTTTCTTTGGGGCTTTGATCGATGCTGCACAAGGTAAACAACGTTACGCTTTTATGCCTGCCAACTTAACTACTATTGGTGAGGTTGCTATAGCCGTGCTATTTGTACAGGCCTTTGTATCTTATTTCCGCATTACCTGGTTTGTGCAGGTGGCCGAGAAATCACTGGCCGATATCCGTCGCGATACTTATTTTAAGCTGATTACACTGCCGATGAACTTCTTCTCTAACCGTCGGGTTGGCGAATTAAACAGCCGTATTTCAGCCGATCTATCGCAGATACAGGACACCTTAACTACTACAATTGCCGAGGCTATCCGCCAGATCATCATCTTAGTTGGTGGTATCATTTTGTTGATGGTGGTATCTATCAAATTAACTTTCGCCCTGTTAATCGTATTACCGTTTTTAATTGCAACAGCTATATTCTTCGGCAAATTTATCCGTAAGCTATCACGCCAGGCGCAGGATAAACTGGCCGATTCTAATACCATTGTTGAAGAAACCCTGCAAGGCATAGCCAACGTTAAGGCGTTTGTAAACGAAGCTTTTGAGGCTGCACGTTATGATAAAAACCTGCGCGATGTAGTTAATTTAGCTATTAAAGGTTCTAAATATCGCGGCTTATTCGGGGCATTTATTGTATTCTGTTTATTCGGGACTATTTTTGGTGAGATCTGGTACGGCTCGTATTTGGTATCCATTCATGATAATGGATTTACCTTTGGTAAACTGACAACCTTTATTGTTTATGCTGCCTTTATCAGTGCCGCAATGGGTAGTTTGCCAGATTTGTATGCTAACATCCAAAAGGCAGTAGGCTCGAGCGAACGTGTATTAGAAATACTGGCCGAAGAAGGCGAAGAAGTATCAATCGACGCAGAAGAAAATAAAGTTAAAAAGAGAATTGACGGCAACATCAGCTTCAATAATGTAAACTTCCACTACCCTTCCCGTCCCGAAATTGAAGTGCTTAAAGGCGTTTCTTTTGATGCCGCAGCTGGACAAAAGATTGCCATTGTAGGCCCAAGTGGCTCAGGTAAATCAACTATGGCCTCGCTGATCCTGCAATTCTATCATCCGCAAAACGGAAATATTACTTTTGATGGTAAACCGGCTGATGAGTTTGCATTGACTGACATCCGTAACCAGGTTGCTATTGTTCCTCAGGATGTGTTATTGTTTGGCGGAAGTATATTAGAAAACATTGCTTACGGTAAATTGGGTTCGAACCGTGAAGAAGTTATTGAGGCTGCTAAGAAAGCTAATGCACATAATTTTATCAGTAACTTCCCTGAAGGTTATGACACTTTGGTTGGCGAACGTGGTGTTAAACTATCAGGCGGCCAGCGCCAGCGTATTGCCATTGCAAGGGCTTTATTGAGAAACCCATCTATCTTAATTTTGGATGAGGCTACATCATCATTAGATTCTGAATCAGAACGTTTGGTACAGGAAGCTTTGGAAGTATTGATGAAAGACCGTACATCAATCATCATTGCTCACCGCTTATCAACCATTCGCGAAGCAGATAAAATTATCGTTTTAGACAAAGGTACCATCACCGAAACCGGTAGCCATGCAGAGTTAATGCACAATGAAACAGGCCTGTACCGTTATTTAAGTCAACTGCAATTAGAAGCGTAG